The stretch of DNA TcttatcaaattgaaaataagtttttgttaaaaaaaaaaaaaatgggaagaagaatatttcaacaaaacaaaaaaagggTGTTATTAAAATTAGTTTTTATGAAATTacctcttcttcttcttcttctattaATAAGTGAATTATGAATAgttgaattgtttaattattgttgttagttTGTTTGTTAGTTCTTGTTCTTTGTTCTTTGTTCTTTgttctttgtttttcttctttggcTTGTGAAGTTTTATTAAGAAAATGCGTGCGTGCGTGCGTGCGTGCGTGTACAATTGACAAatttaataacaataaaattaagATCCTCACTTTCTGTTGGTCTGTCATTCACAATTGGGTAACTAGATTTCCTAATTAGgtaacatcatcatcattaatcaaatcaatcaaatcataatcataaccaatactaatactaatactaatactaatactaatactaatactaatactaaaattcttgttttttagAGGTTGCATCCTAAACAGATGGTACTAATTCTTCTTGTGTTTTTATCTGAAATTGAATCCAATCATTTACATAAGTAAACGAtgtcaatattattattataaagaATCAAGTTAATCTCTCCCCCCCAGTGGATTCTCATTATATTAAGCGGTTGTGCGaatttaacaaaatcaCAAAAATGAcgagatgatgatgatgatgatgatgatgatgaattggaCCTCCTCCCCCCTCCCCCCTCCCTCTCCCTCTAATACATGCAGATCCCTTTTTAATTACCTGTTACTCTTTAATCAAACAGAGGATAATAATAGAAGGAAAATTAATAAGCAACAATAAATAAGAAATAGGAATAATATACtgaggaaaaaaaaaaaaaacaaatattatGGTTATACAGAAAAAGTAACACACGCATAGACACACTCATACTTTATGTCTTTCCATAATGGATCAAACAAACATACTATCAAACATCAAGAATACCCTCTacctctttttttcttttattaattttaaagaaatatatCAGATATATCCtactatatatatatatatatatagttaatgtttatatattattatagtACATAAGAAgagcaaaaaaataacgaataaaatataaatggaattgaaaaaaaaaagtgtcACTATTTaagtagtaatagtagtagtaatagtagtagtagtagtagtagtagtagtagtagtagtagtagttaatattattattcataaCCTGGACCTGATCCCATCAGACTTAACCAATCAGTAGTAATTATAGGagcatcatcatcatctccATTACCACTATTATTTCCATCACCTAATTCAATACCTTCGAAAAAATTAGGTTGCATACTTCCACCACCTCCTCCTCCACCATCACCAGATTGTGAaggaaattgattttgattctGATTAGGTGGCATACTAAACATTATTCTTTCTGTTTGtgtattattaaattgtgaattcatatcattattaccattaccattaccattattacTTGTACTATTGgcaaattcattaaaatcATCTAAAAGTAAATTACCCAGGAAAAATGCATCATCAAATACTACATTAACAACATcttgtttattgttattgttattgttattatttgaagGTAGAGATTGTGATTGTGATTGTGGTTGCGATTGCGGTTGTGGTTGCGGTTGCTggggttgttgttgttgttctttgGTGGATAACATTCCTTGATCTTGAATTTGTGGTGAAATATCAAATGTATTATTCacattatttgaattattagcAGCGGTAAAAGATTGTGAAGAAGTCGACATTTGTTGAGATTGTTGGGGTTGTTGCTggggttgttgttgttgttgttgttgaacaGATTGACGTCTTGAATTctttggttgttgttttctCGAGGACTTCTGTGCTCGactagtagtagtattagttgatgttgttgtacTATTTTTAGGTTGCTGAGCTGGTGGTTGAAATGGCAGCAGTTGTTGCAGTTGCAGttgcagttgttgttgttgttgttgttgttgtgagTTACGtgtttgttgattattcaaatatttttgtctttgtgaattattttgattttccaTTTGTAATAAGTTCATTTGATAATCATCAACAGATTGTCTATGTAATTTCGGTGATACAGCattagtattattgttgttgttgttgttgtttcctGGAGTAGGTTGATTTTGTGGTGCCAGTGCAGGACGTTGATCTTGTtggagttgttgttgcGGTTGTCCATTATTAATAACTGGCAGTTTTTGAGACAGAGTCAGTAATTGACGTTGGAATTTCTTTTGTCGTTGACGTTGCTGTTgacgttgttgttgttgttgttgttgttgctgttgttgttgttgctgttgttgttgctgttgctgttgctgtaATTGCaattgttgctgctgttgttgaagttgttgctgttgttgttgttgaaattgtaatttcaattgttgtaatCTTGCTTGTGATTGTAATTGTTCATTATTTGGTGACatatttgattgaagattattactattactaccAGGTGGTCCCATTTGATTAGTAGTTGTAGATAGACcaacttgttgttgacgAGCactcaaattattaatcaattgttgttgatgttgttgttggatcATTGCTTGTTGCTGTAgtctttgttgttgcaacaattgttgttgttgttgctgttgttgggcctgttgttgttgagcctgttgctgctgctgttgagcctgttgttgttgttgttgaagcATTCTTTGTTGTACAATCATTTGATGTTGAGGAGTTAATATTCCTGAAGGATTTgtcatttgatttaaattaggattaattgatgattgaATTGACCATAATAACCCCCACCATTGATCTAAAAATGTATCTTTTTGATCAGGACCACTATTATCTAATGAATAACCTTTagaatttgttgttgccTTAGGAATGGTATTATTGCATTCTATTAATAATGCTTGAGCAGTTTCTTCTAATCCATtagttttgaaataattatataaatgagctaataataattgtcGAGAATCATTAGATTGTTTATCTGATACCGGCagtgataatgaattattagcATTCTTCAGTTGATGTTGAGGTGGTGGTTTAGACATCTCATGTGGTATtcaaaattagaaaattaattaaaattgtttaataagTTCCCTTACAACTTGTTTCCATGtgatataaatataaatatatatatatagaaaaggaaaaatttataGTCTTTACAAAATGTGTCtttgtatgtatgtatgtatgtatgtatgtatgtatgttATGTGAGAAAGAAAGTGAGAATTGATTACAGttgagagagagagaaagagaaagagagagtgaaaaaaaaaaaaaaaagagtcgtgtgtgtatgtgtgtaAAAATGATagattctttctttttttctcctCAAGTGCACtacacttttttttttttcttttgaagTTTATTTCCCATATAAGTTATAATAatacactttttttttattaggGTCGTGTTAATTTTAACTAAAGCTCCTTTCTTCCTTTGGttaatatttgattcaatacCCCGAACAATTTActtgtttaatttgttaattCAGCTAGTTTTGGTCTCCTATTTTAATTGACTATCACAAGTAAATAAAACAGAGAGTACCTAAAATATAAACTTATTTAAATGTGTAGTCAAAGAGAATGATTAATGATCATGATCATAATCATTaatattctttattattgtcaaGCAAAAAGGTGAGAGAAAAACGAAAAATAATGGTCATGTGTTaagttgaagaaataaaCTACCAAGGTTGATAAATACTATTCCATGTTgtaatcttcttcttattattattcttattcttcTTATCTCCATATTGCAACAAACAaagattatcaatttgacctgataatgataatgatgttGCATACCCCCCACCTTGGATTTGAGCTCGCGCCCCCTTCTCCCCTTCTCCCTATTCCCCACTTCTGTCTACTTCTGTCTATATATGTATCATTAGTGAGTGGAAGAATATTTCCGATCTTCTTTTCCCCAAATAtgtcaatcaatcaaataacTCTAACTCTCTAACTCTAACTCTCTAACTCTATTGTTCATACTAAATAAACAGAAATCCTTTACAACTGTAATCGATAATACATTATACAAAGTTTCATTTATTCTTATCAATACataatattataattattatactactaattaaattcatacatatatataaacagcttaaaattgaaattaatgacAACTTACAATTAATGACCTCTAAAAGTACCAAATGGACCAGGTGGATTTAAACCTCGTTCAATATAATCTTTTGCCCCCATCAAAAATGATTGAGGATATTCAGAATTATCATAAATTGGTATCATTTTCCCAATTAATGGATCTCGTTCATAATAAATTCCATGAATCATTAAATTAtctaaattaataaacataacatttaaataattaataattggaTCAACTTGATGAATAATATAAGTTGTTactaaattatcaatatttaattcatcaactcCCAAAGgatcattaataatattacaTTGACAACAATTTGTCATCATACTATGATTGTccacttcttcttcattttcattttcattttcattggGGATATGAAAATTATTATGTAAAGTATGAGGTTGACctttatttattggatatttattataatgGAAAGTTTTCTCTTTAATAGGAATACAAACTTCTCTATCAGCTTGTAATTTTCCTAAAATATATCCAATGGtcatataataatttgtttcaagATTTTCATCgattaatttatcataaAATTCATGttccaatttatttaaaactAATTGACACCCCCAACATTTACATGTATGTAATAAAGATTCCATAAAATCAGgtttataataaataaatgatgTGAAAAAATCGGGTAATTgtaaagttttcaaattagttAACAAGGGGactttatcattatcattttggttttcattatcattttgattttcattatcatttttaataacAAAACTTAAGAAAAATGCTTGCATTAAATGTTYMatttaatttattcaacATATAATTCGATAATgctaaattattatcaaacatTTTGAAACCAGGAGTAGAAAAATCAATAGTTAATCTCAGTAAATTGGTTAAAGTTTTAATAAAACCACTTAAAGGagttaaaatattttccaTTTGTTGATGAGGTCTTAACCATTCCATATTTGGATaagattcaatttcaaaattaattaaatttggtaatccattattttgattagaaaattgggaaaatttatcgaaaaatatttcataACAATTACATAAATTATCTCGATGTTCATTACAATCAActtttaaatataaatgaGATAAATAAGTTAAATCAATCGtttgattaattatttcaaaatccaACTTTGTAGAATTATCcgattgttgttgttgttcttgttcttgcTCTTGTTCTGGTGTGAGGAAGGTATTTTTATGACGATGGAAAACTGTTAAAccttttaatttcaatttcatatttcTTGAActtaatttcaaatttttcaatattgatAACCCCAATTGATTAGTTGTAGAACAAGTCAATGTAAATAAGgaattaaaacaatcaaatggTGGCATTGATAAATCCATAATCggtattttattattattattattattattattattattattatcattatcatgatcattcaataataaaaatagattAGTTAAATTTGGCGGTATAAATggtttattcaattgatttaaatcagttattaataatttaaacaTTTTTTGACGAACATTTTCAAACAGTAAAAATTTggttaatttatcaattccTTTAGtgaaatcaacaaatgatatatgtaaaaaattcaaatttttagaaaattcaaaaattttcataatttgACATTGTAACgcaattaataaatcactTCCCCCCTGAAATGTATCATAACTTTTATCAAATACCAcatatttaattaattggaATATCGATTTATTCTTAGTGAtggtaatgataaattttagtaaattatttaatttgaaaattaatgaaCTATCCATATATTTCATcccattatcaataatatatttatgaGAATCACctttatatttattggGGAATTCAGCTTCTAATACTATAGTGATACgtttatataatttttcaatggcTAACAAATATAATCTTGAACAAGTCAACAGTagattaattaaatcaaattggttGACATATTCTAATATCTGTTGTATAATATATGGAGGTAGTTTTGtaattaaagaatttgttgGATGAATAGTATTTTTAAAAGTTCTGGTATTAAATAGGGCAAGACTAGCATTGGTGACAAGATCGGACTTgtaaatattatcaaattttgatgTCATAGTAACATATAttggggggggggggaaaGGTGTTCTTACTTTTACTTGTGGAGTGGAAACAGAATTAATATAACAGTTTCTAACAAGTTTTCTGAATCAAAAAATGACTATTGGAAACAGACTATATAAATTAATGTAGAAGTAGAAGTAGAAGTAAAAGTAGAAGTAGAAGTGGGAAGAAATGAGAAAGGAATGGACCAcatttaatattaaattctcattcaattttgtggtattcttttattaaacaacgctaattaattaattaattaattgagtgagtgagtgagtgagtgagtgaaAAATAGGGGCAACTTccctcccccccccccccccccaaTTAAACactt from Candida albicans SC5314 chromosome R, complete sequence encodes:
- the MSS11 gene encoding Mss11p (Transcription factor; activator that binds to Flo8 via a LisH motif to cooperatively activate transcription of hypha-specific genes; required for hyphal growth) — its product is MSKPPPQHQSKNANNSLSSPVSDKQSNDSRQLLLAHLYNYFKTNGLEETAQALLIECNNTIPKATTNSKGYSLDNSGPDQKDTFLDQWWGLLWSIQSSINPNLNQMTNPSGILTPQHQMIVQQRMLQQQQQQAQQQQQQAQQQQAQQQQQQQQLLQQQRLQQQAMIQQQHQQQLINNLSARQQQVGLSTTTNQMGPPGSNSNNLQSNMSPNNEQLQSQARLQQLKLQFQQQQQQQLQQQQQQLQLQQQQQQQQQQQQQQQQQQQQQQRQQQRQRQKKFQRQLSTSSQKSPVINNGQPQQQLQQDQRPASAPQNQPTPGNNNNNNNNTNAVSPKLHRQSVDDYQMNLLQMENQNNSQRQKYLNNQQTRNSQQQQQQQQSQSQSQQSSPFQPPAQQPKNSTTTSTNTTTSRAQKSSRKQQPKNSRRQSVQQQQQQQPQQQPQQSQQMSTSSQSFTAANNSNNVNNTFDISPQIQDQGMLSTKEQQQQPQQPQPQPQSQPQSQSQSLPSNNNNNNNNKQDVVNVVFDDAFFSGNLLLDDFNEFANSTSNNGNGNGNNDMNSQFNNTQTERIMFSMPPNQNQNQFPSQSGDGGGGGGGSMQPNFFEGIELGDGNNSGNGDDDDAPIITTDWLSSMGSGPGYE
- a CDS encoding uncharacterized protein (Ortholog of Candida albicans WO-1 : CAWG_01818); the protein is MQAFFLSFVIKNDNENQNDNENQNDNDKVPLLTNLKTLQLPDFFTSFIYYKPDFMESLLHTCKCWGCQLVLNKLEHEFYDKLIDENLETNYYMTIGYILGKLQADREVCIPIKEKTFHYNKYPINKGQPHTLHNNFHIPNENENENEEEVDNHSMMTNCCQCNIINDPLGVDELNIDNLVTTYIIHQVDPIINYLNVMFINLDNLMIHGIYYERDPLIGKMIPIYDNSEYPQSFLMGAKDYIERGLNPPGPFGTFRGH
- a CDS encoding uncharacterized protein (Ortholog of C. dubliniensis CD36 : Cd36_30250, Candida tenuis NRRL Y-1498 : CANTEDRAFT_98619, Debaryomyces hansenii CBS767 : DEHA2G22594g and Pichia stipitis Pignal : PICST_50168), with product MTSKFDNIYKSDLVTNASLALFNTRTFKNTIHPTNSLITKLPPYIIQQILEYVNQFDLINLSLTCSRLYLLAIEKLYKRITIVLEAEFPNKYKGDSHKYIIDNGMKYMDSSLIFKLNNLLKFIITITKNKSIFQLIKYVVFDKSYDTFQGGSDLLIALQCQIMKIFEFSKNLNFLHISFVDFTKGIDKLTKFLSFENVRQKMFKLLITDLNQLNKPFIPPNLTNLFLLLNDHDNDNNNNNNNNNNNKIPIMDLSMPPFDCFNSLFTLTCSTTNQLGLSILKNLKLSSRNMKLKLKGLTVFHRHKNTFLTPEQEQEQEQQQQSDNSTKLDFEIINQTIDLTYLSHLYLKVDCNEHRDNLCNCYEIFFDKFSQFSNQNNGLPNLINFEIESYPNMEWLRPHQQMENILTPLSGFIKTLTNLSRLTIDFSTPGFKMFDNNLALSNYMLNKLNXTFNASIFLKFCY